From Candidatus Cloacimonadota bacterium, a single genomic window includes:
- a CDS encoding reverse transcriptase domain-containing protein yields the protein MQQAILNVIQPIIGPDFHPSSYGYRPRRSCQHAVAKAQQFLVRYDLSWAVDMDLSKCFDTLDHELITRIIRSRVRDPYARFCERDDAGFDHPASPYSIFDLQTETDGLPFAETVIRILPQNPICSFQ from the coding sequence GTGCAACAAGCCATCCTGAATGTAATACAGCCGATCATTGGGCCGGACTTCCATCCCTCGAGTTATGGATATCGTCCCAGAAGATCGTGCCAGCATGCAGTGGCTAAAGCACAGCAGTTTCTGGTTCGGTATGACCTTTCCTGGGCTGTGGACATGGATCTGTCAAAGTGCTTCGACACTCTCGATCATGAGCTAATTACAAGGATTATCAGGAGCCGTGTACGAGACCCGTACGCACGGTTCTGTGAGAGGGATGATGCTGGATTTGATCATCCAGCATCACCCTACTCGATTTTTGATCTTCAAACTGAGACTGATGGACTGCCATTTGCAGAAACGGTGATCAGAATCTTGCCCCAAAATCCCATTTGCAGTTTTCAGTGA